A region from the Coffea eugenioides isolate CCC68of chromosome 9, Ceug_1.0, whole genome shotgun sequence genome encodes:
- the LOC113782629 gene encoding PHD finger protein MALE MEIOCYTE DEATH 1-like has translation MASWSTLLINEKNGIVFPFYTFEETVEQSLDPFCDYCKFSGWGHHFVSKRKYHLIIPEVDYWKKPLKDNFLDVRTHILYGLIHCNGYGHLICINGVKAASNFLSETDAMNLWDRICSTLCTRKVSVRDEINLRLLYVVGYGQSWYGKWGYKFSHGTFGVRKGKYESAVEYMRSLNLDAIISDFENKSKGRRIKQIIIKYRGVVDIPLITLSDLLKFMLGFGGRARVQGKTENKVVKSSCQHVLKRRDNAEPISFDALVTSIANSCRWPARRVEHVLKQIVNLLKQNKGGCDGNYGVSRYEMREELRKCVGDTGLIDFVLKSVTCFAIGNYVVRRSVNSSTRRFEFSIQEVLEKAEPDCRWPEERAEHASEVTANILTENSDEESTVPWRELQDKARECLGETQPIDCVVHSMDNPMIRNQSISRTKNPSTKKFELPIQGLIKDAQNDTMECSVAEDALYLYRSVLFGYRDTHPVNLATKAIMDSKYFVKEWCFKEHNLDPLIALSCLFLPSFDELETELMRPLSPAAVVVVPLSSTIGELKVVAQAAFRDTYCIMDKFVASQIGGLKKIDENKVVCHSIEPSSPVWVRGSGLDLGTTLRYEDGAQRLTVDCCCGAKFDDGERLATCEVCNVSQHTRCSGIADKEDAPSDFLCSDCVAVSRRK, from the exons ATGGCTTCATGGTCCACTCTGCTGATCAATGAAAAAAACGGCATCGTTTTTCCCTTCTACACCTTTGAAGAAACCGTTGAGCAATCTCTTGACCCGTTCTGCGATTACTGCAAATTCAGTG GATGGGGTCATCATTTTGTATCTAAAAGAAAGTATCATCTGATTATTCCTGAAGTTGATTATTGGAAAAAGCCATTGAAGGACAACTTCTTGGATGTTCGAACTCATATTTTGTACGGTTTGATCCATTGCAACGGGTATGGACATCTGATTTGCATCAATGGAGTCAAAGCGGCATCCAATTTTCTCAGTGAAACTGATGCTATGAACCTATGGGATCGAATTTGCTCAACACTTTGCACCAG GAAAGTTTCAGTGCGGGATGAAATAAATCTGAGATTGTTGTATGTTGTTGGATATGGGCAGAGTTGGTACGGTAAGTGGGGCTACAAATTTAGCCATGGAACTTTTGGAGTTAGGAAGGGCAAGTATGAGTCGGCAGTTGAGTATATGAGGTCATTAAACCTTGATGCGATTATTTCTGATTTCGAGAATAAAAGCAAAGGAAGAAGAATTAAGCAGATTATCATTAAGTATAGAGGCGTGGTGGATATTCCGTTGATTACCTTAAGTGATTTGTTGAAGTTCATGCTTGGATTTGGAGGGCGAGCTCGAGTACAGGGAAAAACAGAGAACAAAGTGGTTAAAAGTAGTTGCCAACATGTTTTAAAGAGGAGGGACAATGCAGAGCCAATAAGTTTTGATGCACTTGTGACTTCAATAGCTAACAGCTGTAGGTGGCCAGCAAGGAGGGTCGAGCATGTGCTAAAGCAAATTGTGAATCTGCTGAAACAAAATAAGGGGGGTTGTGATGGAAATTATGGGGTTTCCAGGTATGAAATGCGTGAAGAGCTACGAAAATGTGTTGGAGATACAGGTTTGATTGATTTTGTGCTCAAATCTGTCACCTGCTTTGCAATAGGCAATTATGTTGTTCGTCGTTCAGTTAATTCATCTACCAGAAGATTCGAATTTAGCATTCAAGAAGTTCTTGAAAAGGCTGAACCAGATTGCCGGTGGCCTGAAGAAAGAGCAGAGCATGCATCAGAGGTAACTGCCAATATTTTGACAGAAAATAGCGATGAGGAGAGTACCGTGCCATGGAGAGAGTTGCAGGACAAGGCTAGGGAGTGCTTGGGTGAAACTCAGCCGATTGATTGTGTGGTACATTCAATGGATAATCCCATGATTAGAAACCAAAGCATTTCTCGAACAAAAAATCCATCGACCAAAAAGTTTGAACTCCCAATTCAAGGCTTGATTAAAGATGCACAGAATGACACTATGGAATGCAGTGTGGCTGAGGATGCTCTGTACTTGTACAGGAGTGTGCTATTTGGTTACAGAGATACTCATCCAGTAAATTTGGCAACTAAGGCTATCATGGATTCCAAGTATTTTGTGAAAGAATGGTGTTTTAAGGAACATAATTTGGATCCATTAATTGCACTATCATGCCTATTCCTTCCTAGTTTTGATGAGTTAGAGACAGAACTGATGAGGCCTTTATCACCAGCTGCAGTAGTTGTTGTACCTCTTTCTAGTACCATAGGTGAACTGAAAGTTGTTGCTCAAGCTGCATTCAGGGATACATATTGCATTATGGACAAATTTGTAGCGAGTCAAATTGGAGGCCTgaagaaaatagatgaaaataAGGTGGTTTGTCATAGCATTGAGCCCAGTAGTCCTGTTTGGGTGAGGGGTTCAGGGCTGGACTTGGGAACAACACTGAGATATGAAGATGGGGCTCAAAGATTGACTGTGGACTGCTGCTGTGGGGCTAAATTTGATGATGGGGAGAGATTGGCAACTTGTGAAGTGTGCAATGTGTCTCAGCATACGAGGTGCAGTGGCATTGCTGATAAGGAGGATGCACCCTCAGATTTTCTGTGCTCAGATTGTGTAGCTGTATCACGTAGGAAATAG
- the LOC113783405 gene encoding AP-1 complex subunit sigma-1-like isoform X1, giving the protein MIHFVLLISRQGKVRLTKWYSPYPQKERTKVIRELSGLILTRGPKLCNFVEWRGFKVVYRRYASLYFCMCINQDDNELEILEIIHHYVEILDRYFGSVCELDLIFNFHKAYYILDELLIAGELQESSKKTVARHIAAQDSLVETAKEQASSLSNIIAEATK; this is encoded by the exons atg ATTCACTTTGTGCTTCTAATTAGCCGACAAGGAAAAGTGAGGTTGACAAAGTGGTATTCACCTTATCCCCAGAAGGAAAGAACTAAG GTTATCCGGGAGCTTAGTGGTTTAATTCTCACTCGAGGTCCCAAGCTTTGTAACTTTGTGGAATGGAGGGGATTCAAGGTCGTTTATAGAAG ATATGCCAGCCTTTATTTCTGCATGTGCATCAACCAGGATGACAATGaattggaaatccttgaaaTCATTCACCATTATGTTGAGATTCTAGATCGTTATTTTGGAAGT GTTTGTGAGCTAGATTTGATCTTCAACTTCCACAAG GCTTATTACATTTTGGATGAACTACTGATTGCTGGTGAGCTTCAAGAATCTAGCAAGAAAACTGTAGCACGTCATATAGCTGCACAG GATTCTTTGGTGGAGACTGCCAAAGAACAGGCAAGTTCTTTGAGTAACATAATCGCTGAGGCAACAAAATGA
- the LOC113783405 gene encoding AP-1 complex subunit sigma-2-like isoform X2: MIHFVLLISRQGKVRLTKWYSPYPQKERTKVIRELSGLILTRGPKLCNFVEWRGFKVVYRRYASLYFCMCINQDDNELEILEIIHHYVEILDRYFGSVSLLKLKSTLDIRFVS, encoded by the exons atg ATTCACTTTGTGCTTCTAATTAGCCGACAAGGAAAAGTGAGGTTGACAAAGTGGTATTCACCTTATCCCCAGAAGGAAAGAACTAAG GTTATCCGGGAGCTTAGTGGTTTAATTCTCACTCGAGGTCCCAAGCTTTGTAACTTTGTGGAATGGAGGGGATTCAAGGTCGTTTATAGAAG ATATGCCAGCCTTTATTTCTGCATGTGCATCAACCAGGATGACAATGaattggaaatccttgaaaTCATTCACCATTATGTTGAGATTCTAGATCGTTATTTTGGAAGTGTGAGCCTTCTGAAACTTAAGAGCACCCTAGATATAAG GTTTGTGAGCTAG
- the LOC113783642 gene encoding uncharacterized protein LOC113783642: MVGCAVRLKKRKPEWLNTLLDSKFFGSCAAHHDLRKNEKNIFCIDCNLGLCKHCMSSSSPHCLHQWFQICKYVYHDVVRLQDIQKHLDCSKIQTYKINGEKAIHLNPRPQTKDIKIQKSKGGATCDACGRHIQDLPNNFCSIACKVSMVKEMSKEKNCRKTPISGFDNMCLKENEDEDQSISLSESSEVIQEGWISMLKPKKKLHKRKVFFPPVWCREKV, from the exons ATG GTTGGATGTGCGGTAAGATTGAAGAAGAGAAAGCCAGAGTGGCTGAATACTTTGTTGGACAGCAAATTTTTTGGTTCATGTGCTGCTCACCATGATCTTAGGaagaatgaaaagaatattttttgtaTTGATTGTAATCTTGGCTTGTGCAAGCACTGTatgtcttcttcttctcctcatTGCCTTCACCAATGGTTTCAAATCTGCAAATATGTCTATCATGATGTTGTTCGCCTGCAAGACATTCAGAAGCATCTTGATTGCTCCAAAATTCAA ACTTACAAAATTAATGGAGAAAAAGCAATACATTTGAATCCAAGGCCTCAAACTAAAGACATCAAAATTCAGAAATCAAAGGGTGGCGCCACATGTGATGCTTGTGGAAGGCATATACAAGACTTGCCTAACAACTTTTGTTCCATTGCATGCAAA GTGTCTATGGTTAAGGAAATGTCTAAAGAAAAGAACTGTAGAAAGACTCCAATTTCCGGATTTGATAATATGTGTTTGAAGGAGAATGAAGATGAGGATCAATCCATTTCTTTATCAGAGTCTTCTGAGGTAATTCAAGAAGGGTGGATTTCTATGCTAAAACCAAAGAAGAAATTGCACAAGAGGAAAG TGTTTTTTCCCCCCGTTTGGTGCAGGGAAAAGGTATAA
- the LOC113782628 gene encoding miraculin-like: MKLSYLKLGLLFSILLSFSCSPFSQSTAPARINFALDADGHQLQSGTKYYIYPSQGGNGGGLALSAKDFACPFYVMQENLEASNGVPLRLLPVDNRQQSISLSTDLNIAFNAATICVQSTAWKLGPIDENSGRRYVMSNGVIGRPGADTLSSWFKIERDGSGNGYKIVYCPGVCGFCKVGCGEIGVFIENGKKWLGLSDDPFVFVFKKA, encoded by the coding sequence ATGAAGTTATCCTACCTTAAACTTGGGCTTCTATTCTCCAtattgctttctttttcttgttcacCATTCTCTCAATCCACAGCACCAGCAAGAATCAACTTTGCACTAGATGCAGATGGCCATCAACTCCAATCAGGCACAAAATACTACATATATCCAAGCCAGGGTGGGAATGGAGGAGGGCTAGCCTTATCAGCTAAAGATTTCGCGTGCCCGTTTTATGTCATGCAAGAAAATCTTGAAGCCTCAAATGGTGTTCCGCTAAGATTATTGCCTGTGGACAACAGACAGCAGAGCATAAGTTTGTCTACTGATCTCAATATTGCCTTCAATGCAGCAACCATTTGTGTGCAATCAACCGCCTGGAAACTCGGACCCATCGATGAAAATTCGGGGCGGAGATATGTGATGAGCAATGGTGTAATTGGCCGTCCCGGAGCTGATACTTTGAGCAGTTGGTTCAAAATAGAGAGAGATGGAAGTGGGAATGGATACAAGATTGTGTATTGTCCTGGAGTATGTGGCTTCTGCAAGGTTGGGTGTGGAGAAATTGGTGTGTTTAttgaaaatgggaaaaaatggCTTGGTTTGAGTGATGATCCATTTGTTTTTGTATTCAAGAAAGCCTAG